A DNA window from Daucus carota subsp. sativus chromosome 3, DH1 v3.0, whole genome shotgun sequence contains the following coding sequences:
- the LOC108214214 gene encoding uncharacterized protein LOC108214214 isoform X2 has protein sequence MRNLSLYTTNESWQVVNLKEARDFSADKKFIYLFKKLEWEYLSIDLLPHPDMFMDAQFANSQEGFCGKDDDGAKRSFFGGERFIEGISGEAYITIQRTELNSALGLEVQLHISEAVCPALSEPGLRALLRFLTGFYVCLNRGDIHTNVQQHSAEAAGRSLVSLVVDHIFLRIKDAEFQLELLMQSLSFSRASVSDGENAKYLTHVTIGGLFLRDTFSHPPCTLVQPPMQNTANDSLHIPDFAKNFCPPIYPLGDHGLKLNEGVPLINLCSLQFKPSPAPPSFASQTVIDCQPLMIYLQEESCLRICSFVADGIVTNPSTTLPDYSVNSLTLNVKELDVTVPLKMENQNHHTHGENNTFQNSFNGARLRIEALFFSESPSLKLELLKLEKDPACFCLWEDQPVDSSQKKWTAGASLLSLSLESCNNSVGVQCSNGASNLWSCVELKGACIEVAMATADGSPLIDIPPPGGIVRIGVSCQQYLSNTSIEQLFFVLDLYAYVGNVSDKMALVGKSNHLKVKRNESFSGNLFEKAPGDTAVSLVLKDLHLRFLESLSSDTIGMPLVQFVGENLSVRVGHRTLGGAIAISTNLIWETVEVECADIEKNTGYENGMVLPSVENGHMGDDGYHQLRAVFWVQNGDNPFLDVTMVHVIPYNAEDMECHSLNVSACIAGVRLGGGMNFTEALLHKFGILGPDGGPGEGLSRGLEHLSAGPLSKLFKASPLIGNEFQDGQNESPGGEDSTILHLGSPDDVDVSIEFKNWLFALEGAEEMAERWWFSDSKDSSRAQRCWHTTFRSLQVKAKSSQRHLLNSNAIPHEKKKHPIEYITIIAEGVKTLKPQPWKHVQQNGEPAKGLKQISESYGGINFEFDMVICEHDIDDDATAKWVVQNVKFSVKQPFEVVVTKDELQNLTLLCKSEVDSMGRISVGILRVLKLEGSVGQAAIAQLSNLGSEGFDNIFGAYNSNGGKTKGSAVVSPSSKVANGSWNPGLESAVASLEAAVLDSQATCAVLTTEMGDSETSMEHLDHIKQLSDRLESMQKLLAQLRP, from the exons ATGCGCAACCTTTCGCTATATACCACAAATGAAAGCTGGCAG GTGGTTAATCTCAAGGAAGCTAGGGACTTTTCTGCTGACAAGAAGTTCATTTATCTTTTCAAA AAACTTGAATGGGAATATTTATCCATTGACCTTCTGCCTCACCCTGATATGTTTATGGATGCTCAATTTGCAAACTCTCAAGAGGGGTTTTGTGGGAAAGATGACGATGGCGCTAAGCGAAGTTTCTTTGGTGGTGAGAGATTCATTGAAGGAATATCAGGAGAGGCCTAT ATAACAATTCAAAGGACTGAACTAAATAGCGCTTTGGGGCTTGAAGTTCAATTGCATATCAGTGAAGCTGTTTGCCCTGCTCTAAGTGAACCAG GATTGCGTGCTCTCCTTCGCTTCTTGACTGGATTTTATGTCTGCTTAAATAGAGGGGACATTCATACCAATGTTCAACAG CATTCTGCAGAAGCTGCAGGACGCTCTCTAGTCAGCCTAGTTGTTGACCATATATTTCTGCGCATAAAGGATGCTG AGTTTCAGCTCGAACTACTTATGCAGTCACTTTCATTTTCCCGG GCAAGTGTTTCTGATGGAGAAAATGCTAAATATTTGACTCATGTTACGATAGGTGGATTAtttttaag GGATACTTTTTCACATCCTCCCTGCACTTTGGTTCAACCACCAATGCAGAATACTGCAAATGATTCTCTGCATATTCCGGACTTTG CAAAGAACTTCTGTCCTCCAATATATCCTTTGGGAGACCATGGGTTGAAATTAAATGAGGGTGTGCCGCTAATAAATCTGTGTTCTCTTCAGTTCAAGCCTTCGCCTGCTCCACCATCTTTTGCTTCTCAAACAGTTATTGATTGTCAACCTCTAATG ATATATCTTCAGGAAGAATCCTGCCTGAGGATATGCTCATTCGTAGCTGATGGAATTGTGACTAATCCTAGTACTACTTTGCCTGATTATTCAGTCAATTCCCTCACACTGAATGTGAAAGAATTAGATGTTACTGTGCCCCTGAAGATGGAAAACCAAAACCATCATACTCATGGTGAAAACAATACCTTCCAAAACTCTTTTAATGGAGCAAGGCTTCGTATCGAGGCGCTGTTCTTCTCAGAGTCGCCTTCTCTAAAACTCGAATTACTAAAGCTTGAGAAGGATCCTGCATGCTTTTGTCTGTGGGAGGATCAACCAGTTGATTCTAGCCAGAAGAAATGGACTGCTGGAGCTTCTCTTCTTAGTCTGTCGCTGGAATCCTGTAACAACTCAGTTGGTGTTCAATGTTCTAATGGAGCTTCAAATTTGTGGAGTTGTGTCGAGTTAAAAGGTGCTTGTATTGAGGTTGCAATGGCAACTGCTGACGGAAGTCCATTGATAGATATTCCTCCTCCAGGAGGTATTGTCAGAATAGGGGTTTCATGTCAACAATATCTATCCAATACTTCGATTGAGCAATTGTTTTTCGTCTTAGATCTTTATGCCTATGTTGGTAACGTCAGTGATAAGATGGCTTTAGTAGGAAAAAGTAATCATCTAAAGGTAAAACGAAATGAGTCATTTAGTGGCAATCTTTTTGAGAAAGCTCCTGGAGATACTGCTGTGAGTTTGGTGTTAAAGGATCTCCATCTGAGATTTTTGGAATCTTTGTCCAGTGACACAATAGGTATGCCCCTTGTTCAGTTTGTGGGAGAGAATTTATCTGTTAGAGTTGGTCATAGGACTTTGGGTGGTGCTATAGCTATATCTACTAATTTAATCTGGGAAACAGTTGAGGTGGAGTGTGCAGACATTGAGAAAAACACGGGTTATGAGAACGGTATGGTGCTGCCTTCTGTTGAAAATGGCCATATGGGTGACGATGGATACCATCAACTGAGAGCTGTCTTTTGGGTGCAAAATGGAGATAATCCATTTTTGGACGTCACTATGGTGCATGTGATCCCATATAATGCGGAGGATATGGAGTGCCACAGTTTAAATGTGTCAGCTTGTATAGCTGGTGTTCGCCTTGGGGGAGGTATGAATTTTACTGAGGCTTTGCTTCACAAATTTGGAATTTTGGGGCCTGATGGTGGTCCAGGAGAGGGTCTTTCTAGAGGGTTAGAGCATTTATCTGCTGGGCCGTTGTCAAAACTTTTTAAAGCTTCTCCTCTAATAGGAAATGAGTTCCAAGATGGTCAGA ATGAAAGTCCTGGAGGGGAAGACAGTACCATCCTGCACCTGGGTTCACCGGATGATGTGGATGTATCAATTGAATTCAAAAACTGGCTGTTTGCTCTCGAAGGTGCAGAGGAGATGGCAGAAAGGTGGTGGTTCAGCGATTCTAAAGATTCTAGTAGAGCACAAAGGTGCTGGCACACAACTTTTAGGAGTTTGCAAGTGAAGGCGAAAAGCAGCCAGAGGCATTTGCTCAATAGTAATGCAATACCACATGAAAAAAAGAAGCATCCCATTGAATACATAACA ATAATTGCTGAAGGCGTAAAGACTTTGAAACCCCAGCCCTGGAAACACGTCCAGCAAAATGGTGAACCAGCAAAAGGGCTCAAGCAAATTTCTGAGTCATATGGtggtattaattttgaatttgatatGGTTATATGTGAGcatgatattgatgatgatgCAACGGCCAAGTGGGTGGTTCAAAATGTGAAATTCTCTGTCAAGCAGCCG TTTGAGGTGGTCGTGACAAAGGATGAGCTGCAAAACCTTACTCTGTTGTGCAAGTCTGAAGTGGATTCTATGGGTCGGATATCTGTTGGTATCCTGCGGGTACTTAAGCTGGAAGGTTCTGTTGGCCAGGCAGCAATCGCTCAACTAAGCAACCTTG GTAGTGAGGGGTTCGACAACATTTTTGGTGCATATAATTCAAATGGTGGTAAGACTAAAGGAAGTGCTGTGGTCTCTCCATCTTCTAAAGTGGCTAATGGAAGCTGGAATCCAGGCCTTGAATCAGCAGTTGCTTCACTCGAGGCGGCTGTGTTGGATTCTCAGGCCACATGTGCTGTTCTTACCACTGAAATGGGTGATTCAGAAACATCCATGGAGCATCTTGATCATATTAAACAACTCAGCGATCGACTTGAAAGCATGCAGAAATTACTTGCTCAGTTGAGACCTTAA
- the LOC108214216 gene encoding protein CHLORORESPIRATORY REDUCTION 41, chloroplastic, whose protein sequence is MASCVPQFLKPMHNLQPQYQNQLSPLSHICSLNLRTKCTNSENSTPDDFPIPPLYSEDPESFPIEKRRKSEIIRDRKSSSGLVKPEPPNFEIGWKRTKPIPMEKPTGYVIMDFLEKLEELMGKQFGSTELLEKVGEIVTERVVEEAEVLRDEGKVEDRMVTELFRVLKLMKMDLAMVKAAVKDDTLQERLEQAKARCRQAILVANSF, encoded by the coding sequence ATGGCTTCCTGCGTCCCTCAATTTCTTAAGCCAATGCATAATCTTCAGCCTCAGTACCAGAATCAGCTTTCTCCACTTTCACATATTTGTAGTTTAAATCTTAGAACCAAATGCACAAATTCAGAAAATTCAACCCCGGATGATTTTCCAATCCCACCTCTATATTCGGAAGACCCCGAGAGTTTCCCAATCGAGAAACGAAGAAAATCAGAAATAATACGTGACAGGAAATCAAGCAGTGGGCTGGTGAAACCAGAGCCCCCTAACTTTGAAATTGGCTGGAAACGAACCAAACCGATTCCAATGGAGAAGCCAACTGGGTATGTGATCATGGATTTTCTCGAGAAGTTGGAGGAATTAATGGGGAAACAATTTGGGTCGACAGAGTTGTTAGAGAAAGTGGGAGAAATAGTAACAGAGAGAGTGGTAGAAGAAGCTGAAGTGCTGAGGGATGAAGGTAAGGTGGAGGATAGAATGGTGACCGAGTTGTTTAGAGTTTTGAAGTTGATGAAGATGGACTTGGCTATGGTGAAAGCTGCTGTTAAGGATGATACATTACAAGAAAGACTTGAGCAAGCCAAGGCGCGGTGCAGGCAAGCTATCCTCGTCGCCAATTCTTTCTGA